A single window of Arcobacter venerupis DNA harbors:
- the cysT gene encoding sulfate ABC transporter permease subunit CysT: MRLNFGILKRQKSPIPGFGLTMGYTVFYLSIIVMIPLIALFSEAFSMGWQAFINATTSDRVIASYKLTFFTSLIAALVNTVFGLIVAWCLVRYTFWGKRVFDAIVDLPFALPTAVSGIALTTLYSTQGWFGQYLEPLGIKVVFTPIGITIALIFIGLPFVVRTIQPALEEIQIEQEEAGSSLGATRWQIFYKVILPTIFPSVLTGFALSFARALGEYGSVVFIAGNMPMKTEISTLLIITKLEQYDYAGATAIAVVMLLISFVMLLLINMLQRWSSRRKGMEAI, translated from the coding sequence ATGAGATTAAATTTTGGAATACTAAAAAGGCAAAAATCACCCATTCCAGGCTTTGGATTAACTATGGGATATACAGTTTTTTATCTAAGTATCATAGTTATGATTCCTCTAATTGCGCTATTTTCTGAAGCTTTTAGTATGGGATGGCAAGCATTTATAAATGCAACAACAAGTGATAGGGTAATTGCAAGTTATAAGCTTACTTTTTTTACTTCATTAATTGCAGCTCTTGTAAATACTGTTTTTGGTTTGATTGTCGCTTGGTGTTTAGTAAGATATACATTTTGGGGAAAAAGAGTTTTTGATGCAATTGTTGATTTACCTTTTGCACTTCCAACAGCAGTTTCAGGAATTGCACTTACGACTTTGTATTCGACTCAAGGTTGGTTTGGACAATATTTAGAACCACTAGGAATAAAAGTAGTTTTTACTCCAATTGGAATTACTATTGCTTTAATTTTTATAGGACTTCCTTTTGTAGTTCGAACAATTCAACCAGCCCTTGAAGAGATTCAAATTGAGCAAGAAGAAGCAGGTTCAAGTTTGGGAGCTACGAGATGGCAAATATTTTATAAAGTAATTCTTCCTACTATTTTCCCATCTGTTTTGACAGGTTTTGCTTTGTCATTTGCAAGAGCTCTTGGTGAATATGGTTCGGTTGTTTTTATTGCTGGAAATATGCCAATGAAAACAGAAATAAGTACACTTTTGATTATTACAAAACTTGAACAATATGATTATGCAGGAGCAACTGCAATTGCTGTTGTGATGCTTTTGATTTCATTTGTAATGTTGTTATTAATTAATATGCTTCAAAGATGGAGCTCAAGAAGAAAAGGAATGGAGGCTATATGA
- a CDS encoding methyl-accepting chemotaxis protein → MFNLKSLYFRMTIVHYLGIIILPLNAFLFTTTTISQIVQIIIALALVIHELDERKNGKLLSKELVSFLKNMDNKNVSFEINTTMASEYTEIKEVIDNREKELIKKEKEESFLIEEAKSVMDKVKQGLYSQIITSTTSNKSLEEFKKGVNEMIIETRQNFLNVNSILEKYTNYDYRDTLEFKTISSEGEFQHLVEAVNKLKEAITQMLLANKTDGVSLQNSSESLLDNVDKLNLSSNEAAISLKNTALVLSEITQNVDKTSTQTIQMSTLANAVVGYANEGLSLAYKTTTAMDEINEKVSAINESITIIDQIAFQTNILSLNAAVEAATAGEAGKGFAVVAQEVRNLANRSTEAAKEIKDLVESANIKANNGKKIANDMIDGYTILNTNIDKTIELIGDVANTSKVQQTGIVQINDAINILEKQVRANAEVSSQANNIAVRTSDIANKIVDNANQKEFLGKDSIACKRCS, encoded by the coding sequence ATGTTTAATTTAAAATCATTATATTTTAGAATGACAATAGTACATTATTTGGGAATTATAATACTTCCTTTGAATGCATTTTTATTTACTACAACAACTATTTCACAAATTGTTCAAATCATTATTGCATTAGCACTTGTTATTCATGAGTTAGATGAAAGAAAAAATGGAAAATTATTATCAAAAGAGTTAGTTAGCTTTCTTAAAAATATGGATAATAAAAATGTTAGTTTTGAAATAAATACTACAATGGCCAGTGAATATACTGAAATAAAAGAAGTTATAGATAACAGAGAAAAAGAACTTATTAAAAAAGAAAAAGAAGAATCATTTTTAATTGAAGAAGCAAAATCTGTAATGGATAAGGTAAAACAAGGTTTATATTCACAAATCATAACATCAACAACATCAAACAAATCATTAGAAGAGTTTAAAAAAGGTGTTAATGAAATGATTATTGAAACAAGACAAAATTTTTTAAATGTTAATAGCATTTTAGAAAAATATACAAATTATGATTATAGAGATACTTTAGAATTTAAAACTATTTCTTCAGAGGGAGAGTTTCAACATTTAGTAGAGGCTGTTAATAAATTAAAAGAGGCAATAACTCAAATGTTATTGGCAAATAAAACAGATGGTGTATCTTTACAAAATTCATCTGAAAGCCTTTTGGATAATGTGGATAAATTAAATTTATCTTCAAATGAAGCAGCAATAAGTTTGAAAAATACAGCACTTGTATTGAGTGAAATAACTCAAAATGTTGATAAAACTTCAACTCAAACTATTCAAATGTCAACCCTTGCAAATGCAGTTGTAGGTTATGCAAATGAGGGTTTATCTTTAGCTTATAAAACGACCACAGCAATGGATGAAATAAATGAAAAAGTAAGCGCCATAAATGAATCAATTACAATAATTGACCAAATAGCTTTTCAAACAAATATTCTTTCTTTAAATGCAGCTGTAGAAGCAGCAACTGCTGGTGAAGCAGGAAAGGGATTTGCTGTTGTTGCACAAGAAGTAAGAAATTTAGCAAATAGAAGTACAGAAGCTGCAAAAGAGATAAAAGATCTTGTTGAATCTGCAAATATAAAAGCAAATAATGGAAAAAAAATAGCAAATGATATGATTGATGGTTATACTATTTTAAATACAAATATTGATAAAACTATTGAATTAATAGGTGATGTAGCAAATACATCAAAAGTACAACAAACAGGAATAGTTCAAATAAATGATGCAATAAATATACTTGAAAAACAAGTTCGAGCAAATGCTGAGGTATCATCTCAAGCAAATAATATTGCAGTTAGAACATCAGATATTGCCAATAAAATTGTGGATAATGCAAATCAAAAAGAGTTTTTAGGGAAAGATAGTATTGCTTGTAAACGATGCAGTTAA
- a CDS encoding sulfate ABC transporter substrate-binding protein, producing the protein MKKIVKNLRNIALSALLIPVLGISSESYDSKAEAAKKSLEILNVSYDPTRELYASYNKDFASYWKEKTGQDLTIKQSHGGSGKQARAVIDGLGADVVTLALGYDVDVISQKAALFPKDWQAKLENNSSPYTSTIVFLVRKGNPKGIKDWDDLIKDGVSVITPNPKTSGGARWNYLAAYAYALKKELGDLSKVDKNSQKYKDADKKALEYISKLFKNVPVLDSGARGSTNTFVQRKIGDVLLAWENEAFLAINELGKDEFEIVVPSISIVAEPPVAVVDENAKKHGTYEVSKAYLEYLYSPAGQKLAAKNYYRPYKPELADKEDIARFPKLELVKINNVFDGWAVAQKIHFDDGGTFDSIYKN; encoded by the coding sequence ATGAAAAAAATAGTAAAAAATTTAAGAAATATTGCATTAAGTGCATTATTAATACCAGTATTAGGGATTTCAAGTGAGAGTTATGATTCAAAAGCAGAGGCAGCAAAAAAGTCATTAGAGATTTTAAATGTTTCTTATGATCCAACAAGGGAGTTATATGCTTCATATAATAAAGATTTTGCATCTTATTGGAAAGAAAAAACAGGTCAAGATTTAACAATCAAACAATCACATGGTGGGTCTGGAAAACAAGCAAGGGCTGTAATTGATGGTTTAGGTGCTGATGTTGTTACTTTGGCTTTAGGTTATGATGTAGATGTAATAAGTCAAAAAGCTGCTTTATTTCCAAAAGATTGGCAAGCAAAATTAGAAAATAATTCATCGCCATATACTTCAACTATTGTATTTTTAGTTAGAAAAGGAAATCCAAAAGGCATAAAAGATTGGGATGATTTAATAAAAGATGGAGTTTCTGTGATTACTCCAAATCCAAAAACTTCAGGAGGTGCAAGATGGAACTATTTAGCAGCTTATGCCTATGCTTTAAAAAAAGAGTTGGGTGATTTAAGTAAAGTTGATAAAAATTCACAAAAGTATAAAGATGCTGATAAAAAAGCACTTGAATATATCTCTAAGTTATTTAAAAATGTTCCAGTTCTTGATTCTGGTGCAAGAGGTTCTACAAATACATTTGTTCAAAGAAAAATTGGAGATGTGTTGCTTGCTTGGGAAAATGAAGCATTCTTAGCTATTAATGAGTTGGGAAAAGATGAATTTGAAATAGTTGTTCCAAGTATATCTATAGTTGCTGAACCTCCTGTTGCTGTTGTTGATGAAAATGCAAAAAAACATGGAACTTATGAAGTATCAAAAGCATATTTAGAATATTTATATTCACCAGCAGGTCAAAAATTAGCAGCAAAAAATTACTATAGACCATATAAACCAGAACTTGCAGACAAAGAAGATATAGCAAGATTCCCAAAACTTGAACTTGTAAAAATCAATAATGTATTTGATGGTTGGGCAGTTGCACAAAAAATACATTTTGATGATGGTGGAACTTTTGATTCTATTTATAAAAATTAA
- a CDS encoding RrF2 family transcriptional regulator, protein MKVSKKTDYALRALFAIAELKGESISTKILSENIDVPRRFLENIMLEMNNAGWVKSIPGRYGGYALAKDANEITLGEVIRHFEGMIAMISCVSVSNYEPCSQESKCYFRRVFLNIRNLTAQILDKMTIASCLGQKPIQKEDIYKEEFIGGLGI, encoded by the coding sequence ATGAAAGTATCAAAAAAAACAGATTATGCTCTTAGAGCTTTATTCGCAATAGCAGAGTTAAAAGGGGAGTCAATCTCAACAAAAATTCTATCTGAAAACATTGATGTTCCAAGAAGATTTTTAGAAAATATAATGCTTGAAATGAATAATGCAGGTTGGGTGAAAAGTATTCCAGGAAGATATGGTGGTTATGCACTTGCAAAAGATGCAAATGAGATAACATTAGGTGAGGTTATAAGACACTTCGAGGGAATGATTGCTATGATTTCTTGTGTTAGTGTTTCAAATTATGAACCATGTTCTCAAGAGAGTAAATGTTATTTTAGAAGAGTTTTTTTAAATATACGAAATTTAACAGCTCAAATTTTGGATAAGATGACTATAGCTTCATGCTTGGGTCAAAAACCAATACAAAAAGAAGATATTTATAAAGAAGAATTTATTGGTGGTTTAGGAATCTAA
- the cysW gene encoding sulfate ABC transporter permease subunit CysW — MKTISNSKSSQKESKLVQYLLIVTAVTFLLIMLVAPLITIFAEAFRKGYEAYFESFTNEYVLQAIKLTFITAAIAVPLNLIFGVAASWSIAKYSFFGKSFLITLIDLPFAVSPVISGFVYVLLFGAQGWFGHWLIANDVQIIFAVPGIVLATIFVTFPFVARELIPLMQEQGNDEEQAALLLGASGFQTFWYVTLPNIKWGLIYGVILCNARAMGEFGAVSVVSGHIQGVTNTMPLQVEILYNEYNFVAAFAVSTLLAILALLTLVLKYILEWKVQRQLDKLDKQ; from the coding sequence ATGAAAACTATTAGTAATTCAAAATCATCACAAAAAGAGTCGAAATTAGTTCAATATTTATTAATAGTAACTGCGGTTACTTTTTTATTGATTATGTTAGTTGCTCCTTTGATAACAATTTTTGCAGAAGCTTTTAGAAAAGGTTATGAAGCATATTTTGAATCATTTACAAATGAATATGTTTTACAAGCAATAAAACTTACCTTTATAACAGCTGCTATTGCAGTGCCTTTAAATTTAATTTTTGGAGTGGCAGCTTCTTGGTCAATAGCTAAATATTCATTTTTTGGAAAAAGTTTTTTGATAACTTTGATTGATTTGCCTTTTGCAGTTTCGCCAGTAATTTCAGGATTTGTTTATGTTTTACTATTTGGAGCGCAAGGTTGGTTTGGACATTGGTTAATTGCAAATGATGTTCAGATTATTTTTGCAGTTCCAGGAATTGTACTAGCTACTATATTTGTAACTTTTCCCTTTGTTGCAAGGGAGTTAATTCCACTTATGCAAGAACAAGGAAATGATGAAGAACAAGCTGCACTTTTATTGGGAGCAAGCGGTTTTCAAACATTTTGGTACGTTACACTTCCTAATATAAAATGGGGTTTAATTTATGGAGTAATTTTATGTAACGCAAGAGCGATGGGAGAGTTTGGAGCAGTTTCAGTTGTTTCTGGACATATCCAAGGTGTTACAAATACAATGCCTTTGCAAGTTGAGATTTTATATAACGAATATAATTTTGTAGCAGCTTTTGCTGTTTCAACACTTTTGGCAATTCTTGCTCTTTTAACTTTGGTTCTAAAATATATTTTAGAGTGGAAAGTTCAAAGACAATTAGACAAATTAGATAAGCAATAA
- a CDS encoding sulfate/molybdate ABC transporter ATP-binding protein produces MKIEVKNLTKYFGNFVALKNINLEIIPGELLALLGPSGSGKTTLLRMIAGLETVEDIDSGEILFNQINVAKKDIAQRDIGFVFQHYALFRHMTVFENIAFGLRVKPKKQRLSNDEINKKVTKLLNLIQLDGFANRFPWQLSGGQRQRVALARALAVEPKVLLLDEPFGALDAKVRSDLRRWLKQLQEELKITTILVTHDQEEALEVADRIVVISKGKIEQVGTPEEVFHNPANEFVINFLGNVNLFHERKNDTEQKYHIRPHELEIVSSEDKDIISKAKIKYIQLAGSQVKIDLEDVEDTTKTILVEISHHEFKNKNLNKGDIIGIIPRELRTFQDGAGI; encoded by the coding sequence ATGAAAATTGAAGTAAAAAATTTAACAAAATATTTTGGAAACTTTGTTGCTCTTAAAAATATAAATTTAGAGATAATCCCAGGTGAATTACTGGCACTTCTTGGGCCATCGGGAAGTGGGAAAACTACACTTTTAAGAATGATAGCAGGACTTGAAACAGTTGAAGATATTGATAGTGGTGAGATTTTATTTAATCAAATAAACGTAGCAAAAAAAGATATAGCTCAAAGAGATATTGGATTTGTATTCCAACATTATGCACTATTTAGACATATGACAGTTTTTGAAAATATTGCTTTTGGATTAAGAGTAAAACCTAAAAAACAAAGATTATCAAATGATGAGATAAATAAAAAAGTTACAAAACTTTTAAATCTTATCCAACTTGATGGATTTGCAAACAGATTTCCTTGGCAACTTTCAGGTGGTCAGCGACAAAGAGTTGCACTTGCGAGGGCTCTAGCTGTTGAGCCAAAAGTTTTACTTCTTGATGAGCCTTTTGGAGCTTTAGATGCAAAAGTGCGTTCAGATTTGAGAAGATGGTTAAAACAGCTTCAAGAAGAGTTGAAAATTACAACGATTTTAGTAACCCATGACCAAGAAGAAGCACTTGAAGTTGCAGATAGAATTGTAGTAATAAGTAAAGGAAAAATCGAGCAAGTAGGAACGCCTGAAGAGGTATTTCATAATCCTGCAAATGAGTTTGTTATAAACTTTTTGGGAAATGTAAATCTGTTTCATGAAAGAAAAAATGATACGGAGCAAAAATATCATATCAGACCACATGAGTTAGAAATAGTTTCAAGTGAAGATAAAGATATTATTTCAAAAGCTAAGATTAAATATATTCAACTAGCAGGTTCACAGGTTAAAATTGATTTAGAAGATGTGGAAGATACTACAAAAACCATTTTAGTTGAAATCTCTCACCATGAATTTAAAAATAAAAACCTTAATAAAGGTGATATTATTGGAATAATTCCAAGAGAACTAAGAACATTCCAAGATGGGGCAGGTATTTAG